A single genomic interval of Nonomuraea rubra harbors:
- a CDS encoding ABC transporter permease has product MIWLTWRQFRGAATMTAALLALLAAVLLLTGSGLAADYTAGIASCTRGDDCGSFYNRFFEAYQLPFLASTLVVLILPALVGLFWGAPLITRELEAGTHLLVWNQSITRTRWLMIKLGFTGLVATAAAGVSGLAVTWWSGPLDQSAPEGFALMDPLVFSARGIAPLGYAAFAFALGVTVGMLVRRTLPAMALTLAVFAAVQIAMPLLVRPHLIPPVTATFELSRENIDGLGISREGVFSANLTAAIPGHTGSWVLSSDLVDPSGRKIAASGEMGVIPVSTTSGPCALSGAGPQAGNACMVEINRLGYRQQATYQPLERFWPLQWIETGIYALLTLGLTWLSFWWIRRRLS; this is encoded by the coding sequence CGCCCTGCTCGCGCTGCTGGCCGCCGTCCTGCTCCTGACCGGCTCGGGGCTGGCCGCCGACTACACCGCCGGGATCGCCTCCTGCACGCGGGGCGACGACTGCGGGAGCTTCTACAACCGGTTCTTCGAGGCCTACCAGCTCCCGTTCCTGGCGAGCACCCTCGTCGTACTGATCCTGCCCGCCCTGGTCGGGCTCTTCTGGGGAGCGCCGCTGATCACCCGCGAGCTGGAGGCGGGCACGCACCTGCTGGTGTGGAACCAGAGCATCACCAGGACCCGATGGCTGATGATCAAGCTCGGGTTCACCGGCCTGGTCGCCACGGCCGCCGCCGGCGTCAGCGGCCTGGCGGTGACCTGGTGGTCGGGGCCGCTGGACCAGTCCGCCCCCGAGGGGTTCGCGCTGATGGACCCGCTGGTGTTCAGCGCGCGCGGGATCGCCCCTCTCGGGTACGCGGCCTTCGCCTTCGCCCTCGGCGTGACCGTGGGCATGCTGGTACGCCGCACCCTGCCCGCCATGGCCCTCACCCTGGCCGTCTTCGCCGCCGTCCAGATCGCCATGCCCCTGCTGGTCAGGCCCCACCTGATCCCGCCGGTCACGGCCACCTTCGAGCTCAGCCGGGAGAACATCGACGGGCTCGGCATCAGCCGCGAGGGCGTCTTCTCGGCGAACCTCACGGCGGCGATCCCCGGGCACACCGGCTCCTGGGTCCTGTCCAGCGACCTCGTCGACCCGTCAGGACGCAAGATCGCCGCCAGCGGCGAGATGGGCGTCATCCCGGTCTCCACCACGTCGGGGCCCTGCGCGCTGTCGGGAGCCGGGCCCCAGGCCGGCAACGCGTGCATGGTCGAGATCAACCGGCTCGGCTACCGCCAGCAGGCGACCTACCAGCCGCTCGAACGGTTCTGGCCGCTGCAGTGGATCGAGACCGGCATCTACGCCCTGCTCACCCTCGGCCTCACCTGGCTGTCCTTCTGGTGGATCAGGAGGCGCCTGTCATGA